The Rhea pennata isolate bPtePen1 chromosome Z, bPtePen1.pri, whole genome shotgun sequence genome includes a region encoding these proteins:
- the MEX3C gene encoding RNA-binding E3 ubiquitin-protein ligase MEX3C: MPSGSAATASPAEEPAEPPRLPLPPPPPDTRLLRQRLAGLRLRGRGLEEEEEEAGDEGDLELEEEQAGEEEEEEEEALLLLSSQPPLLPGLGSVLLSPAFDAPAAAALYAADDPQGMMAAMLSHAYGGGGAAGSLPGEQAALLRRKSVNTTECVPVPSSEHVAEIVGRQGCKIKALRAKTNTYIKTPVRGEEPIFVVTGRKEDVAMAKREILSAAEHFSMIRASRNKNGPALGGLPCTPNLPGQTTVQVRVPYRVVGLVVGPKGATIKRIQQQTHTYIVTPSRDKEPVFEVTGMPENVDRAREEIEMHIAMRTGNYIELNEENDFHYNGTDVSFEGGTLGSAWLTSNPVPPSRTRMISNYRNDSSSSLGSGSTDSYFGSNRLADFSPTSPFSTGNFWFGETLPSVGTEDLAVDSPAYDSLPTPSQTIWTPFEPVNPLSGFGGDPTGSVKPQRRGSQPSTPCLSPTFPESLEHPLARRVRSDPPSTGNQAGLPIYIPAFSNGTNSYSSSNGGSTSSSPPESRRKHDCVICFENEVIAALVPCGHNLFCMECANKICEKETPSCPVCQTAVTQAIQIHS, encoded by the exons ATGCCGAGCGGCAGCGCCGCCACGGCCTCCCCCGCCGAGGAgcccgccgagccgccgcgcctgcccctgccgccgccgccgcccgacACGCGGCTGCTGCGGCAGCGCCTCGCCGGCCTgcgcctccgcggccgcggcctA gaggaggaggaagaggaggccggCGACGAGGGGGAcctggagctggaggaggagcaggcgggggaggaagaggaggaggaggaggaggcgctgctgctgctctcctcgcagccgccgctgctgccggggCTCGGCTCGGTGCTGCTCTCGCCCGCCTTCGatgcgccggcggcggcggcgctgtACGCGGCGGACGATCCTCAGGGCATGATGGCGGCGATGCTGTCCCACGCCtacggcggcggcggggcggccgggagccTGCCCGGCGAGCAGGCGGCGCTGCTCCGCCGCAAGAGCGTCAACACCACCGAGTGCGTGCCGGTGCCCAGCTCCGAGCATGTGGCCGAGATCGTGGGCCGCCAGG GTTGCAAAATAAAAGCCCTAAGGGCCAAGACAAATACGTATATTAAGACCCCCGTTCGTGGAGAAGAACCCATCTTTGTTGTCACTGGACGAAAAGAGGATGTAGCCATGGCCAAAAGGGAAATTCTCTCAGCTGCTGAACACTTCTCCATGATCAGAGCATCACGCAACAAAAACGGTCCTGCCCTGGGAGGGTTGCCGTGTACCCCCAACCTACCAGGTCAGACGACAGTCCAAGTCAGGGTGCCTTACCGTGTAGTTGGGCTAGTAGTTGGACCTAAAGGAGCTACAATCAAAAGAATTCAGCAGCAGACACACACCTACATAGTCACTCCCAGCAGAGACAAGGAGCCAGTCTTTGAAGTCACAGGAATGCCTGAAAACGTTGATCGTGCCCGAGAGGAAATTGAGATGCATATAGCCATGCGTACTGGAAACTACATTGAGCTGAATGAAGAAAACGATTTCCATTACAATGGTACAGATGTGAGCTTTGAAGGAGGCACTCTTGGATCTGCTTGGCTTACTTCTAATCCTGTCCCTCCTAGCCGCACCAGAATGATTTCTAATTATAGAAATGATAGCTCCAGCTCCTTGGGAAGTGGCTCCACAGATTCCTATTTTGGAAGCAATAGATTGGCTGACTTCAGCCCAACAAGTCCATTCAGCACAGGCAACTTTTGGTTTGGAGAAACGCTGCCTTCAGTGGGCACAGAAGATCTGGCAGTCGACTCTCCTGCATATGACTCCTTACCAACACCTTCCCAAACCATTTGGACCCCTTTTGAACCTGTAAACCCACTCTCTGGCTTTGGTGGCGACCCTACTGGTAGTGTCAAGCCTCAGCGAAGAGGGAGTCAGCCATCTACTCCTTGCCTGTCACCAACGTTTCCAGAAAGTCTGGAACATCCGCTTGCTAGGAGAGTAAGAAGTGACCCACCTAGTACAGGCAACCAAGCTGGCCTTCCGATATACATCCCTGCTTTTTCTAATGGTACCAACAGCTACTCCTCTTCCAATGGTGGCTCCACCTCCAGTTCGCCTCCCGAGTCGCGGCGAAAGCACGACTGCGTGATATGCTTTGAGAACGAAGTCATTGCGGCCCTAGTCCCGTGTGGTCACAATCTCTTCTGCATGGAATGTGCCAACaaaatctgtgaaaaagaaaCGCCATCATGTCCCGTTTGCCAGACAGCTGTTACTCAGGCAATCCAAATTCActcttaa